The DNA sequence GACGAGCGCGGGCCCCTGGGCCCCGTGCGCCTGCGCATCGAGGGCCGCGTGGACGGGAGCGACATCCGCGCGCTGCCGCCGAAGACGTCGCCGCCGGTGCGCAACCTGTCGGGCGACACGGTGTTCGTCGATCTCCGCCTCCCGGCCGCGACGTATCGCCTGGCGCTGGAGCGCGACCCCCGAGACCGCCTGGGCGACCGCTACGAGGAGTTGGACGCCGCCCAGCGTGACGTGGCGTGGGACCCCGACACACCCCCACCGGGGCTGCCGGACGGAACGCCCCACCCCGCGCGGCTGCTGATGCTGCGGCTGCGGCCGTCGGCATCGTACCCCTTTCCCCCCGGCCTGCCGCTGGTGCGCGGCACGCTGCGCTGGTTCGACGGCGACGCCCTGGCCGGCGCGGTGGTGCGCGAGCCCGGCGCGCTGGTCCCCGAAAGCCGCGTGGACGCCGGCGGGAGCTGGGCGCTGGCCTTCCCGGGCGCGAAACCGAACGGGCCGGCGAACCTCGAGCTGCTCGTGG is a window from the Longimicrobiaceae bacterium genome containing:
- a CDS encoding carboxypeptidase-like regulatory domain-containing protein, which encodes MRPAVLERRRRVASLVLRPVDALRETMNRPPDERGPLGPVRLRIEGRVDGSDIRALPPKTSPPVRNLSGDTVFVDLRLPAATYRLALERDPRDRLGDRYEELDAAQRDVAWDPDTPPPGLPDGTPHPARLLMLRLRPSASYPFPPGLPLVRGTLRWFDGDALAGAVVREPGALVPESRVDAGGSWALAFPGAKPNGPANLELLVDDVDANAKPSGGAYLAVWPKLWPTQWKRAATVTQRQPSLEGLVLGPDDRPVEGANVTLVGFYGNLATARDGRWRYYFPPATAAGTADVVVQRLGHPDVTLFNVPFAAAAASQAPVARLN